A portion of the Microlunatus phosphovorus NM-1 genome contains these proteins:
- a CDS encoding dihydrofolate reductase family protein: MRPLRYSINVTLDGCCHHEAGLPPDEESMSYWTAEMTRADALLFGRVTYEMMESAWRRPATGTWPDWMDEWEVPFAEAIDQTKKYVVSSTLSEVDWNAELVRGDLGEAVQRLKQEPGEGLSVGGVTLPLALADLGLIDEYEFLVQPVLAGHGPTLLAGLRERVQLELVDRRQFRSGAIALRYRPT; this comes from the coding sequence ATGAGACCGCTCCGATACTCGATCAACGTCACACTCGACGGCTGCTGTCATCACGAGGCAGGGCTCCCGCCCGACGAGGAGTCGATGAGCTACTGGACCGCTGAGATGACGCGCGCCGACGCCCTGCTGTTCGGCCGGGTGACCTACGAGATGATGGAGTCGGCGTGGCGACGGCCGGCCACGGGTACGTGGCCTGACTGGATGGACGAGTGGGAGGTCCCGTTCGCCGAGGCCATCGACCAGACGAAGAAGTACGTCGTGTCGAGCACGCTGAGCGAGGTCGACTGGAATGCGGAGCTGGTGCGAGGTGACCTGGGCGAGGCGGTTCAGCGCCTCAAGCAAGAACCAGGCGAGGGCTTGTCGGTGGGCGGTGTGACGCTCCCTCTCGCGTTGGCAGATCTGGGACTGATCGACGAGTACGAGTTCCTTGTGCAGCCGGTCCTTGCCGGGCACGGGCCGACGTTGCTCGCCGGTCTGCGCGAGCGCGTCCAGCTCGAACTCGTCGATCGCCGTCAGTTCCGGTCGGGGGCGATCGCTCTGCGATATCGGCCCACGTGA
- a CDS encoding PH domain-containing protein, whose amino-acid sequence MEAGAILNWTLQAEIPIPKDAGELLIQGEQPVAAFRTYRDSAIFTNKRLIVRDAQGMTGKKVEMYSLPYADIHMWSSENAGTFDFNSELTLWTRAGEIKIKLGKGADIRRLDNLIAWAVLNH is encoded by the coding sequence ATGGAAGCCGGCGCAATTCTGAATTGGACTCTGCAAGCGGAGATCCCCATCCCCAAGGACGCCGGGGAGCTTCTCATCCAAGGCGAGCAGCCGGTGGCAGCCTTCCGTACCTACCGTGACTCCGCGATCTTCACCAACAAGCGGCTGATCGTGCGGGATGCGCAAGGCATGACCGGCAAGAAGGTGGAGATGTACTCCCTGCCCTACGCCGACATCCACATGTGGTCCTCGGAGAATGCCGGCACCTTCGACTTCAACTCCGAGCTCACCCTGTGGACCCGCGCCGGCGAGATCAAGATCAAACTGGGCAAGGGCGCCGATATCCGGCGGCTGGACAACCTGATCGCTTGGGCTGTCCTCAACCACTGA